Proteins from a genomic interval of Zingiber officinale cultivar Zhangliang chromosome 1B, Zo_v1.1, whole genome shotgun sequence:
- the LOC121980522 gene encoding protein PIN-LIKES 2-like, whose product MDQRMRSASDNLLSAVVPLLKLLCLTVIGLILAHPRTQIIPRATFKLLSKLVFALFLPCLIFVHLGQSVTLDDVLLWWFVPVNVLISTAIGCALGYIVALICRPPPQFFRFAVIMTGFGNTGNLPIAIVGSVCHSSDNPFGPGCHRTGIAYVSFAQWVAVILVYTFVYHMMEPPMEYYEIVSEDNEIVEEPINNISMPLLHEAEWPGMVDKGTRHSKKPFIARVFMSISGSSNTFPDIDFSEEGGADVGPSSPKSLRCLAEPKVIRRIRVVAEETPIRHILQPPTIASLLALIVGMVPVLKDFVFGYDAPLSFITDSLDILAGAVVPSVMLILGGMLAEGPNDSALGIRTTIGITIARLVILPMIGIVVVALADKWHLLIEGDQMYRFVLLLQYTTPSAILLGAIASLRNYAVREASALLFWQHICAVVSLSLYIAIYFKLLSYV is encoded by the coding sequence ATGGATCAAAGAATGCGAAGTGCAAGTGACAATTTGCTCTCGGCAGTGGTGCCCCTGTTGAAACTCCTGTGCCTTACTGTAATCGGTCTCATCCTTGCCCATCCACGGACCCAAATCATCCCTCGCGCCACCTTCAAGCTTCTTAGCAAGCTTGTTTTTGCCCTCTTCCTCCCATGTCTCATTTTTGTCCACCTCGGTCAATCGGTCACCTTGGATGATGTCTTGCTTTGGTGGTTTGTGCCTGTTAATGTGCTAATCAGCACAGCTATAGGCTGTGCTCTGGGTTACATTGTTGCTCTTATTTGCAGGCCCCCACCTCAGTTCTTCCGATTCGCTGTTATCATGACCGGTTTTGGCAATACAGGAAACCTCCCAATTGCTATTGTTGGATCAGTTTGCCATAGCTCAGATAATCCGTTTGGACCTGGTTGCCACAGAACTGGGATTGCTTATGTATCATTTGCTCAATGGGTTGCTGTCATCCTTGTTTACACGTTTGTTTATCACATGATGGAGCCACCAATGGAGTATTACGAGATTGTATCAGAAGACAATGAAATTGTGGAGGAACCAATCAATAATATTAGTATGCCATTGCTTCATGAAGCTGAATGGCCAGGAATGGTAGATAAAGGAACAAGACATTCCAAGAAACCATTTATAGCCAGAGTGTTTATGAGCATTTCCGGGTCATCAAACACATTCCCTGACATTGATTTCTCAGAAGAGGGGGGAGCAGATGTCGGGCCTAGTAGTCCAAAGTCCCTGAGGTGCTTGGCAGAACCAAAGGTCATTCGGAGGATTAGAGTTGTTGCTGAAGAAACTCCAATTCGGCACATCCTTCAGCCCCCAACAATTGCTTCTTTGTTGGCACTTATAGTGGGAATGGTTCCGGTGTTGAAAGATTTTGTGTTTGGGTATGATGCACCACTTTCTTTCATCACTGACAGTTTGGACATCTTAGCTGGTGCTGTGGTTCCCTCTGTAATGTTAATTCTTGGAGGAATGCTCGCAGAAGGTCCTAATGATTCAGCTCTTGGGATCAGAACTACAATCGGCATCACTATAGCAAGGCTTGTGATACTTCCAATGATAGGGATTGTAGTGGTGGCTTTAGCTGATAAGTGGCATCTTTTGATTGAAGGAGACCAGATGTACCGTTTTGTGCTTTTGTTACAGTATACTACACCAAGTGCTATATTGTTGGGTGCCATTGCTAGCTTGAGGAATTATGCTGTGAGAGAAGCTTCAGCACTCTTGTTCTGGCAGCATATATGTGCTGTGGTATCTCTCTCACTCTATATTGCTATTTACTTCAAGCTGCTATCCTATGTCTAA